The nucleotide sequence AAAGCGGAAAATTCAGGCATTATATTTATTGATGAAATTGATAAAGTGGCAGGCAGAGAATCGGCTCACGGGCCTGATATTTCCAGGGAAGGTGTTCAAAGAGACCTTCTGCCGATCATAGAAGGGACAGCGGTTACTACCAAGTACGGCGTGGTGAAAACCGACCACGTTTTATTTATTGCTGCAGGCGCATTTCATGCAAAGAAGCCTTCCGATTTAATCCCGGAGCTTCAGGGAAGGTTTCCTATAAGGGTTGAACTGAAAAGTCTAAACAAGCAAGACCTTAAGAGAATATTGATAGAGCCGGATAATTCTTTAATTAAACAATACACGGCGCTTCTTAAAACCGAAGGAATAAATGTAAAATTTTTGACCGATGCTGTTGATGAATTATCTTCTATTGCACAAACCGTAAACGAGCAAACCGAAAATATAGGGGCAAGAAGACTTTATACGATAATGGAAAAGGTGGTGGAAGACATTTCTTTCCGGGGTCCGGAACTAAAAGGTAAAAAAATTAATATCAACAGAAAATACGTCAGGGATAAATTAAAAGATATAGTGAAAGACAAAAATCTTTCGCGTTATATTTTATAAAGACAGAGAACAGAGCATGAAACGAGAGACGACCACTCACTTTGTTTGTTAGGACGAGAGATGTTTTTTCGTCCATTGTCCCTCTTGCTTTGTCCTTCGTAAAATCTGATATCTGGAGACGAAAGGGGTAAACAAATGAAAATAACGGTTATTGGCTCAGGTCATGTAGGGCTAGTTACAGGAGCTTGTTTTGCAGAGCTTGGGCATGACGTAATATGTGTTGACCACGACAAAAAAAAGCTACAGACACTTAAAGACGGCAAAATCCCTTTCTATGAACCCGGATTAGACAAGTTGGTGCACTCCAACTATATCGAAGGGCGGCTTTCGTTTTCGGGAGACACTATTAGCGCAGTTTTGGCTTCTGAAATAATATTTATATGCGTCGGGACTCCATCGCGCAAAACAGGTGAAGTCGATATGTCGGCAATCAAAAAAACCGCTTCGCAAATTGCGCAGGCGCTTAACGGTTATAAACTTGTGGTGGAGAAATCTACTGTTCCGGTAGAAACGGGCGAATGGATTTTAAAAACTTTGAAAAAACAAGCTCCAAAAGGAGTAGAATTTGATGTTGCATCAAACCCTGAATTTTTGAGAGAAGGAGCTGCTATTCATGATTTTATGCACCCAGATAGGGTTATCATTGGCGTATCTTCGCAAAAAGCGGCATCTTATCTTGTCCAACTTTATTCGCCGCTAAATGCGCCGATTCTTATGACGGATATTAAATCGGCGGAACTTATAAAACATGCATCCAATTCTTTTCTTGCAATGAAGATATCGTTTGCAAATATGTTGGCAAATCTATGCGAAAAGACAGGCGCAGATGTCGTAAAGGTTGCAAAAGGTATGGGGCTTGATAAACGTATCGGAGAAGACTTTTTAAAAGCGGGTATCGGCTATGGCGGTTCATGTTTTCCCAAAGACGTATCGGCTTTTATACACATAGGTAAAAAAAGCGGTTGTAATTTTAAATTAATTGAAGAAGTCCGCAACATAAACGAAGAACGCAGGATGCATTTTATAAAACGCCTAGAAAAAGTTATCGGAAAATTTAAAGGCAAAACAATTGCAATCTGGGGATTATCATTTAAGCCGGAAACAGATGACACAAGAGAGGCTCCGGCTACCTATATTATTAAGGAACTTATAAAGAGAAAAGTTAAAAATATTCGTGCGTTTGATCCTAAAACTATGGATAATATGAAAAAGATATTCCCCAAGATTATGTATAGTAAATGTCCTTATGAAGCAATAAAGGGGGCTGACGCATTGCTTATTCTTACTGAGTGGAAAGATTTTTTACACCCGGATTTATTAAAAATCAAGGCATCTTTAAAAAAACCGATAATAGCCGATGGCCGAAATATTTATGACCCCCCAAAAATGAAACGAATGGGCTTTTCATATATTCCTATTGGAAGATTATGAATGATAAATCTTATATGTGATTACTGTGCAAGCGAAGCGAACGGGTTATTATGAATTCAAAATTATTTTATTCTATTCAAGAAGCAAGCGAACATACAGGAGTTGCTCCACATATAGTTCGTTATTGGGAAAAAAAGTATAATCTCCTTCGCCCTGAAAGAGATTCCCGCGGGAAAAGAAGATATAAAAATACGGATTTAGAGTTGATAAAAAAGATAAAAGAGTTAATATATGATAAAAAATATAAGGCAGGGGGCGTAAAAAGGAAAATAAAGGAAGCTCAAAGAGGAGAAATTTCAGGAAACACAAAAGATATAATTAATCTTGTGAAAAAAGAGCTTGAATCGATATTGGAAATAGTAAACAGGTAAAAAAATATAAAAGGGATATAAATAGATATACGTAGAAATATGATAGAAATACATTGTAGCGAGGCGATTTATTTCAAAGTATTTCAAGATATTTCCATTGTATTTCCACCTAAATTGTAATTTTTTATATTATTGTTTGTTATACCGGGGCGTGGCGCAGTTTGACCGCCATTGAAACGTTGGCGGTCATCCGCCAGAGTAGTAGTGGCGGATGGTTAGCGTGTCCCGAAAGCGTTTGGGAAGGTTGTTGGTTGTGACATATGATAGCTGATTAAAATCGGGGCGTGGCGCAGTTTGACCGCCATTGAAATGTTGGCGGTCATCCGCCAGAGTAGTAGTGGCGGATGGTTAGCGCGTCCCGAAAGCGTTCGGGAAGGTTGTTGGTTGTGATATATGATAACTGATTGAATAACGGGGCGTGGCGCAGTTTGGTTAGCGCGCTTGAATGGGGTTCAAGAGGTCGCTGGTTCGAATCCAGTCGCCCCGACTGATAAAATAACAGAATACAGAAGACAGGGAAAATATAATTTCTCATATCTGTTGTCTGACATCTGGTTTCTGTCTTCTGAATTAATACCATGATAAATTCGCAAAAGTTTTGGAAAAGGATTACGCCTGCCCAAACTTTATTAATGGGATTTATTTTGATGATTGTAACGGGAACGTTCTTGCTTTCTTTGCCTATTGCAACATCTGGAAACGTTACGCAATCTTTTGTCGATGTTTTATTTACTTCTACTTCTGCCGTTACGACTACCGGTTTAATAGTTGCCGATACGGGTAAATTTTATTCATTTTTTGGCCAAACAGTTATCCTTGTTCTTATTCAGATTTGTGGCCTGGGATATATGATTTTTATTGCTTTAATTATTTTGGGTGTAGGCGGGAGGATGTCTTTTAACAGCAGAATACTTTTAAATGAATCCCTAGCGCGTCCCAGTTCAATAGATATGCTCAAATTTGTGAAAGTAGTGATTATTTTTACTTTTATTATTGAACTTATCGCAGCGGCGCTATTGGCTTTTCGTTGGAATAGTTTTTTCCCCTTAAAAGAGGCGATATATTATGGAGTTTTTCATTCAATTTCAGCTTTTTGCACTGCGGGATTTAGTCTTTTTTCGACAAGTTTTAGCGCTTATAGGACAAATATCGCTATAAATTTAATTGTCAATATTGTTTGTATCGCAGGCGCTATCGGTTTTTTTGTATTGTATGATATCTATGCCTCAGGCAAGAAGGCGATTGAAACAAAAAGGATGCCTATCCTGACCGTCCATAGTAAATTTGTTCTATTGATGTCGGTAATGCTTATGTTTTTGGGCGCTGTTATTATTTTTGTTTCACAAATAAAAGTTAATCCATCCCCGGCAGGCGAAGTGTTGCTTAATTCTGTTTTCCAATCAATATCCGCCTCCACTACTACGGGTTTTAATACGGTTGATATTGGAGCTATGAAGTCTTCAAGTCTATTTGCGATAATTTTGTTAATGTTTGTGGGAGCTTCTCCCGGAGGTACGGGAGCAGGAATTAAAACAGTGTCTTTTGGAATAATACTAATGTTTCTTTTTTCACTTTTAACAGGTAAAGAAAACATTAATCTTTTTAAGAGAAGAATTTCCTCGCAAGTAGTAAATAAAGTTTTTGCAATAAGCGCTATTGCTGTTTTGTGGGTCGTTCTTGCTACGGGAATATTGGTTTTTACAGAAAAAGCCGCTTTTCTTAAGGTTTTATTTGAGGTAGTATCAGCTTTAGGTAATGTAGGTTTGTCTATGGGGATTACTTCGTCTCTTAGCGATGTTGGCAAAATTGTTATATCCATTACAATGTTAGTTGGAAGAATGGGGCCATTGGCTATTGGTTTTTCGCTTGTGGGCAAACCAAAGCCAGCAAGATTTAAATATTCCGAAGCGGATGTATTGGTGGGATGATATAAAACCAGAAATCAGAAGACAGATATTAGAAAATAAGAAAGAAATATAATCGAAATACATGGAAATATGTTGAAATACATTGTTTGTCTACTACGTGTTTCCACTGCATATCTACCTTATTTCTATTGTGTTTCCATTCTTGTTTTTCTGTTCTCTGTCATCTGTCATCTGTTTTCTGTTATAGAGGAGGGTTTACAATGAGACAATTTGTGGTAATAGGGTTGGGTAATTTCGGGCACAATGTAGCAATTTCTTTGTTTGAACAGAGAAATCAGGTGCTAGCCATAGATGCAAACAGTAAAAAAATTGAACAAATTAAAGATAAGGTAACTCAGGCAGTTGTTGTAAACGTTAAGGAGAAAGAGGCGTTGTCAGAATTTATAAGTAATGATATTGACGCGGCTATTGTAAGTTTGGGGGACAAAATAGAATCAAGCATCTTGACCACGCTTTATTTAAAAGAATTGGGAGTTAAAAAGATTATAGTGAAAGCAATAAATGATGACCATGGGCAAATATTAAAGTTAATAGGAGCAATGGAGATTATTTATCCGGAAAAAGAAGAGGCAGTAAGATTAGCTCACAGGTTAACAATACCTAATCTTATTGAGCATATTCCGCTTGCTTCCGAATACAGCATAGTGGAAATTGCTGTTCCTGATAATTTCGTTGGGAAATCGTTGAAGGAGCTTCAATTGCGCAACAAATATAATGTCGAAGTCATTGCCGTAAAGGATGTGCTTCAGGACACACTGCATTTGATACCGGAAGCTGATGTCAAAATAAAACCGGATAGCGTTTTGATGGTTATTGGCAAAGAAGTTGATATCAATAAATTTAAAGTTTAGGCATATCCGCCTGCCTTGTGGAAGCGGGCAGGATTGTTTTTTATAAACAGATAAGGTTTTCTGCCAAAACAACTTATTCCTGTATGCCTTGCGTAGAAAATTTATCCTAAGCAAGCGGCCCTTATGTTGTTTTGATTTGATATCATATAAAATTTGACGATTAGGGAGGGTTATCTTATAATGCCCTGTTAATTCAAAAGGAGAAAAACAATGCCTAAAAGAACTTATCAACCATCTAAAAGGAAGAGAAACAGAACTCATGGCTTCTTAAAGAGATTAAAAAGTAAAGATGGCAGAAAGATTTTAACCAGACGTCGAAAGAAAGGCAGGAAAAGAATTTCGATAGACTAAAAGGTTTAGTTTCTGTTGCCGGCAACTGCCTCTGATGGAAAATTTTCCGAAGGGGAAAAAGAGGGTTTTGGAAGTTTTGTCACTCTATACTGCATATGGACATTCGGGTAGTCTTATTAAAGTTGTTGATTTTTTATAAACGTTTTGTTTCCCCATTATCGTTAAAATGTTGCC is from bacterium and encodes:
- a CDS encoding UDP-glucose/GDP-mannose dehydrogenase family protein, translating into MKITVIGSGHVGLVTGACFAELGHDVICVDHDKKKLQTLKDGKIPFYEPGLDKLVHSNYIEGRLSFSGDTISAVLASEIIFICVGTPSRKTGEVDMSAIKKTASQIAQALNGYKLVVEKSTVPVETGEWILKTLKKQAPKGVEFDVASNPEFLREGAAIHDFMHPDRVIIGVSSQKAASYLVQLYSPLNAPILMTDIKSAELIKHASNSFLAMKISFANMLANLCEKTGADVVKVAKGMGLDKRIGEDFLKAGIGYGGSCFPKDVSAFIHIGKKSGCNFKLIEEVRNINEERRMHFIKRLEKVIGKFKGKTIAIWGLSFKPETDDTREAPATYIIKELIKRKVKNIRAFDPKTMDNMKKIFPKIMYSKCPYEAIKGADALLILTEWKDFLHPDLLKIKASLKKPIIADGRNIYDPPKMKRMGFSYIPIGRL
- a CDS encoding MerR family transcriptional regulator, which translates into the protein MNSKLFYSIQEASEHTGVAPHIVRYWEKKYNLLRPERDSRGKRRYKNTDLELIKKIKELIYDKKYKAGGVKRKIKEAQRGEISGNTKDIINLVKKELESILEIVNR
- a CDS encoding TrkA family potassium uptake protein, yielding MRQFVVIGLGNFGHNVAISLFEQRNQVLAIDANSKKIEQIKDKVTQAVVVNVKEKEALSEFISNDIDAAIVSLGDKIESSILTTLYLKELGVKKIIVKAINDDHGQILKLIGAMEIIYPEKEEAVRLAHRLTIPNLIEHIPLASEYSIVEIAVPDNFVGKSLKELQLRNKYNVEVIAVKDVLQDTLHLIPEADVKIKPDSVLMVIGKEVDINKFKV
- the rpmH gene encoding 50S ribosomal protein L34 — protein: MPKRTYQPSKRKRNRTHGFLKRLKSKDGRKILTRRRKKGRKRISID